Genomic window (Candidatus Fokinia cryptica):
TACAATCTCAAAATGATGAAGGAATTATAACAATTCGGAACTTACACGGAGACTTTGATAATGGAAATTTTGATATGCAAGCGAATATAAGTTTATATAAAGATTTACCACGCTATGAAGTAGCATTTGGGATATCTAATATAGATCCCGGAGTTATATCACGATTTTTATTGGACAATAATATAGTGATTGATGGTTTTACAAGCATTAATGGTCTTTTGAAAACTGAAGGAATATATAAATCTTCGTTCTATCATAATTTATCTGGACAAGTAATGATGCAAGGAAAAGCAATATCTATATATAATTTAGATATATTATCATTTATTAAATACGTCAATAATTCTACTGTAGAGAATTTCGATAAAGATAAAGCTGCTCAGACACTAAATCAAAATAAAACATACTTCGAAAATACGAATTGTACCTTGGAGATCGATAATGGCATAGGTACTATAGATAACGGAGTTATTAGTACTAATGGAATTAGCGGCTCCTATGCTCTTACTTGGGCATTATTGGAAAAAATACTCAAGCTACAGTGGAGATTTTCTTTTATTAATCGAAACGAAAAACAAGTGTATTTGCCTATAGAAATAGAAGGTAAGATCCCGGTTTTTAGTATATCTTATGATTTTAGTAATTTTCTGCCAACTCCTACTAAATAAATATAATTATTTGGCTCTCATTGTACTAAGATATTGGAGATATGCTAGTGCGCATGATGCTTTTCTAGATATTATATCTCCTTCCGCTCTACTAGTAATTACAATTGGAATCTTAGCTCCAAGCACAATTCCTATACTTTTTGCATCGGATAAGAAACTCATTTGTTTGAACAATATATTACCCGATTCTATATCAGGTACTACGAATATATCAGCATCTCCCGCAACATCGCTTTTAATACCCTTTATAACTGCGGCTTCCTTAGAGATTGCGTTATCAAAAGCTAGTGGTCCATCTACAATAGCGTTCTTTATTTGACCACGTTGTGACATTTTAGATAATATTGTTGCATCTATGGTAGATTGCATTTTCATGTTTACTGTTTCTACAGCTGAGAGTATAGCGACTTTTGGAGTTCTTATAAATAAGGTAACATATAGATCTACAGCATTTTGCACGATGTCAACTTTTGTATTTAAATCGGGGGCGATATTTACTACAGCATCTGTGATAAAAATAGGCTTCTGATAGTTTGGAGTTCCTACAATAAACACGTGTGATATTTTTCTAGAAGTTTTAAGGTTACTTTCTTTATCTAGAATTGCATGTAAAACATCATCTGTATGTATATTTCCTTTTATAATACAATTTATACGCTGTTCTTTTGCTAAAAATGCTCCTTTCGCAGCAGCTTCTTCATGTGTACTTGCGTTAATTATTTCTATATTATTTAAATTAATTCCCTTGGATTGTGCAATATCTATAATCTTCTCTTTTGGACCGATTAGTATAGGATCTATAATACCATCCTTTTTCCCCTCATATGCTAATTCTAGAGATATATAATCTGTTGGAAAAATAATGGCGGACGGCATCGGTTTTGTCGCTATTTTTGAAAGACGCTCAAGCATCACTTCATATCCTTTTCCAAGTTTATCTTCTAATAGTCTTAATTTTGGGAAGTTATGGATATCTCTTGTTATAGGTTGTTGCGGTAATTCTATAATAAATTCACCATTACAAATTAGTATGTTATTAATATAACCAGCGATTTCAATTTTTATTTTTCTAGTGGTTTTATCAATGTTTTGTATGGTGTATTCGGCTTTAATTTTATCCCCTATCTTAATACCACTTATGTTTTGTAGCCATTTGAAAGAGGTAGATTTATAATTTAAACTAGCCCCAAAAATTTTAGTTTCAATGCTTGAGAAAACGTACTGTAAAAACGTCAGATATATATATGCAGAAGATGTGTAAGAGTCGCATGATGTGGTAATGGGCGATATAAATGTCCAATCTTTAGCATCTCCAAAAAGGTGAGTGAGTATGTTGATATCATTTTCATCTACAAGTTTTTCTTCTGTTTTTTGCATTCCGACTTTGCATTTTTCTATAGATAATAGTTCGTTGCTATATAGCATTTTGAGAATATATTGCTCTTTTTTCTAAAGTTATCTTATATGATGAAATCTTACAAGATATTATTGTTCTACTATTGCGTTATAGATTCTAAAACATACTGCTTCGATATTTAGTTTTAAAATTTTATTTAAGAGTGAATTTTGTAAGCCTACATTCATAGTAAATGATACTGAAGTAGTATTTTTATCCTTTCTTTTTAGTTTCCAACTTCCATTCATAGTGTGGAATATTGATTCATTAGACTGAATCTTTATCTCTATAAATGATAAATATTCCGAATATTTATCTTCCATTTCTTTTATTTTATGTAAGTTACGTGCAATTTCTTGTAATTGAATATTACATATGTTGGTGTCAGTATAGAAAAAACATGCAACATGTGATGTGAAGCTTTTATGAAGAATCTTCCACTTAAAGTGTATTGTACCTGTGAATTCACCATTATTTAGTTTATCAGATTTTTTATAAATGACTTGCGAACAATATGGTATGAAATTCGGATAATCCTCTATATCTATGATCTTTTTGAAAATTGGAAAAATTTTATTTGAGACATTTTTTTCTACAGATATAACATGCTTCATATTATAAGCTATGATTGATTTTTTAGAATAATTACTAGATGTTCTATTTTTCCACATACTCTATGCAATGAAGTTGAATTTTATAAGCGGTTATGATGCTTTGCAATTAATAGAAGAAAAAATTGCTCTGGAAAAAACATATGTACTCAGTGGGCTCGATAACGGAATGAAAAAAATTGGTCTTGCTCGATTTATTAGTCTAACCGGGAACGTAATACCATATGGTACGGTGCAAAATAATAATGCAGCACCTGAAAAAATTATAAAATTTATTATAGAATCAGTGCCAATTTGCTGTGTTATGGGGGTATGGCAACCTGATAATGAAAGTATAGAAAATTCGCATCTAAAAATATCATGGAAGCAACTTCCTGAAATGACAAAAAATCTTCTATGTGATATCCAAAGATTATCATGTGATATAGAAGAATTGTTAACTCTATACAATTCTACTGATAATTTATATGAGTTGAATCAACAATATCATGAATGTATTAATATTACTTTTTTTAATGAAAGTATGACTACTATGTTAGCAAATCATAAGCTTAAAGAAGTTGGATTATCCAGAAAGAAGAGGATATTATTAGATGATAAAATTGCGGCTACAGAACTTTTAGAGAGATTTATATCATTTTTCAAATTACGTTTAAAAGTATAAGCTGTAGTACAAACATATTTAGTAAATATATTGATTGCTCGTATTTTAGAGGTTATCCTAATATAGAAACTAATTTTATTACAAGCACATGGATATTACAGCAAAAAAAATCATAGTGTTATCCTTTTGCATTCTTTTGAGTGCTATTCTTTTTATTGGATGCAATGGTCAGTCTAATGCAGATTTGAGGAGTCCTTGTGCTGCGGGAGATTCAATGAATATTGATATTGCTAGCCGTACCCCTTGCATCAAAAGAGATGTTGAGATGAATGTTTACTTTATGTAGTTGTGGTATGCGAATTTATTGATGAAGTTAAAAAAATTAATAGAAGAAAAGAATTTCTTAGTATTGCTGTTTGCGGTATGTGGTTTTGTTATTGCTAATCTTTGTACCGATTTATACAGAGAAATTGTAGATGGTATGCGTGTAGGGTACGTTAGTAGTCATTTTTTGATGCCTGTGTATTTTATGCTAATTGGTATTGAGATGCGAAAAGAGATGAATGTTGGTGGGATTCTTAGTTCTCGTATTCGTATTGCATTTCCTCTTGTAATGGCTATCAGTGGAGTACTATTTCCAGCGATAATATATGTTGCTGCCGCCCTTATTCTAAAAGTTGATATTATCAACGGATGGGCAATACCGACTGCTACTGACATAGCATTTGCGACAACAGTTTGTTTGATAGTGCGTGGATTAAGAGAGAATTCTAGAAAAATTCTTACAGCTGTAGCGATATTTGATGATTTAATAGCTGTTTTAGTAGTAGCGGTTTTTTACTCTAATACCATAGAGATAGAGTATTTATTCTATATTGCTGTTTTAATATTTATTGCAAGTATTTCAAGTAGGTATATGGAGAATTTAGTAATATTATGGTTGTTGTTATTTGGACTTCCTTTATTTTGGTTGATACAGAAAAGTGGCGTACATAATACCGTTTCTGGATTTTTGATAGGAATTTTAATTCCCTTTGGCAAAAAAGCATTAGATGTAGAAAAAGTCCTTCAAGTTGCATCAACATACCTTATATTGCCACTTTTCGCACTATGCAATACTGGAATTACTATGAGTATTGGTGATCATTATGATGTCTTAGGTGTTACATTTATTGCGTTAGTTTTGGGTAAAAATATAGGTATCTCCACTTCTGGGCTGATTATGCTGAAGCGGTATAATATAGGTTACAAGATTAGTTTGGATGATATCTTAATGATAGGAGCATTTTGTGGTATAGGATTTACTATGGGAATGTTCATCGCTACCCTTTCATTTGAAGATGTGAATATACAGGATAGTGCAAAAGCAGGTGTTATATTAGGTTCTGTTATTTCTGCGATAATATGTGCAACAGTATCGAAATTGAGAAAAGCTAAACTTTCTTTTTAGCCACTTTTGCCATTATTATTACTTGTATCAGTTCCTTCATCTGCTTTAGTGTTATCAATACCAAAGATATATTTACCAACTAGTGATTCAATGTTCACAGGAGGCTGAGTCCACTCAAACTTACCATCATCAGCTAAGTATTGACTACTACTACCTACGTTTATGTTAACGTATTTACTCCCTATTAACGAATCACTTATGATTTCAGCTACTGAGTCAGAAGGGATTTTAAGATCTCCAACAATTTCAATTTTTAATACGGCAAGATAATCTTCATTAATAGAAATTTCACTTACTTTACCAATCTTTACTCCTGCAATCTTTACATCGCTACCCACTCTTATTCCATCTACTCTCTCAAATTCTCCTCTTAGTGTGTATTTAGACGTCTCCAACACGGTAGTATCATGTTTAAATACAATGATGATTGCGAATATAGTCAAGGCTATCACTATAACTCCTATAGTAACGTCAATAGATCTAGTGTTATACATTGGATGGATGAGATTGTTGTTTTTTTTGTAGTTCTTTTAATATTTCTACCGTTTTATCGTAATTTAAATGCTCATAATAGCTGTCATTTATCATGATTACTGGAGCATTGATGCAGCTACCAAGACATTCAACCTCCACGACAGTAAATAATTCATCTTCTGATGTTTCACCTACATCTATACCTATTGTATCACGTATTGCCTTATAGATCATCTGGTTTTGACATAATGCACAAACTACAGTTCTACATATTTGCACGAGATACTTCCCAACTTTCTTAGAATGAAACATTGAATAGAATTCTGCAATTTCTTTCACGTGAGCGGTGTTCATATGCAATACTTCAGCGATATGGCTCAATACTGCGTTAGATATCCAATTATTATTCTGCTGCTGTCCTAGCCAAAGTAATGGCATCACTGCACTTCTTTGTTTTCCTTGAGGATACTTTGCTATTATTTTTCTTACAGCATCCATATCTTTAAAGGAAAATTTTTCATATTCTTCCATAGCTCTACATTAAAGTTTTGTGAGCTGTTTTTTGGCTGCAAGTATTTTGCTGGCGATACTTTTGTCTATAAGTAGAAAATCCGATTCAATTCTAAATCCGCCTATCATAGAATCATCTATAAGAAATGTAGGCACGATAGAGTTGTTATCTACTGCTTCAGAAAGGCTTTTTACAAGATGTGCTTTCGTATCGTCATTTACTGGCCTAGTTGTGAATATTGTTGCTCTTCTGAGATTAGCGAGTTTATAAAATTTATTTATTGCAAATTGAATGAAATGATACATAAAAGGAAGCATCTTTCTATCTATGAGTAAATAGATGAAATGCTTAAGCTCTTCGAGCAGCCCGTGCTCTACATCATTAAGAGAGTTTTCGTGATTAACTAAATTGTGTATCACGAGTTCTCCTACGCTTTTCTGTATACTTTTAGGAGCGTGAATTGCTGAAAATCCTCTGCTAAGATAAATACTAGAGCGTGTTATGTCTAAGACGGCATTAAGAAAATCCAGTGCACTTATAACATTTTTCTCCAACAAATGAGATGTATTGTTACAAAAAACATCGCTCAGTTTTTTTATGTAGGAAGGAACCGAATAAAGCGAATTCATCACTTTTATATCATTTAGCTGTAGAAAGGCTGAAACGAGAGTAAACCAAAATTACTCCCAACACAATAGCTACATCAGCTAAATTAAAAGCAGGATAATGATACCGAGTTAGATGTATATCTATAAAATCTAGTACGTATCCTCTTACTATTCTATCGTATGTATTACCAATTGCTCCTCCTATTATCAAACCGACTCCAATACGAGATGCGATATCTTGCATTGATATGCTCCATATAAATAGTGTGAGAGTTATCAGTATTTGTAATACAATGAATGGGAGTTGGCTTGGAAAAAGAGAACTGAAAAAACCAAACATTACTCCATGGTTTTGAACATTCACGATATTGATAAAACTATCTACTCCGCGTACTTCAAGTGCACCATTAGGGACTGCGACTTCGGATACAGTTTTGGTAGCCAAATCTAATAAAAACGTAAAGAATGCTATAAAAACTACAAAGCATGGTGCTATGCAGTAACGTAACAGTATATTATTAATCTTCCCTTTCATCTCCATCTTTTGGTGAAAGGAGCTCATCTTCTAATTTATCGTCGAATAACTCATCTACCATTTCTTGTATCATGGCATCATTGCGTTTTTTAGCAACTTCCCTTTTGATATCAAGTGGATCTTTTTTCTTTAAAAACCAACGTGACTCTACCAGTTCCTGTATCATACCTTCACGCATTTTCTCCACATCTATTAGTCCTTTCTGTATTTCTGCTATCGCTATTGCGGTAGATTTTCGTCCCTCCATTCCAGATATAGCAGAAGGCGCACCTCGAGAAAGTTGTGAAGCACGATATGCCGCATACAGTACTATTTCGAACTGAGATAAATTTTTCTTTGGTGTAATAGGAGCACTCATGCTGGATTGGGTATCGTAAAATATATCAGCGTACCAGTCGTGATTATAACATATAGATAGAGTAAATCAATAGATTTCATTGAGTGACTTTTTATGTTACTTTAGAATAATGATATATAGTATAGGCAATTAAAACCTTACTTTTTTCCAAAAAATATAATATTTACATTTTTATTTATCTGAGTTTAGTAAATTCAATTCGTCTCAATTTTCTGAAGATAAAAGCTTTTTGTATCTTTAGTTACTTTTTTTTATTGTTATGCAGTTCCATAACAGTTTCAACAATATCATTTGTATCGGCATGCAAATATATAGATGTAGAGGCGATTGAAACATGACCTAGTAATTCCTGTATTTTTCTTATATCTCCTCCATTTTTTATTAGATGTGTTGCAAAACTATGTCTTAAGGTATGGGGAGAAGCTCTTGTATCAATGCCGAGAGAAATAAGTATAGATTTCATTTGCCTTCTGAATACATCAGGGTTTAATACATCTCCTCTTATTCCAATAAATATTGGTTGTTGTGATTCTAGTTTATGCGGACACTTCGTAATGTATTGTAGGATAGTATTCAATACGTGAGCTAATAGTGGTACTTTTCTTTCCTTTTTCCCTTTTCCTTTTACTATAAGACTTACATCATTTCTGTTGAAGTTAGACTCAAGGTTTTCGGTATTGAAGTTTATAATGTCGTGTTTTGTAATTTTCAGTACTTCTCCTATTCTTAAGCCATTTCCGTATAGTAAGGTGATGATACTTACATCTCTGTAAAATACCCACTCTTCAGGATATAAATCAGTGTTCGTAAATTGACATAAAGCGATACTATTATTTTCAGATATTGCTTTCGGAATGGTATTCTTAGTAGTTCTGATTTTTAATTTGTCGATGCTGATAAGAGTTTTTACATCATATTTAAATTCATCTTTTACATAGTGCAGGAAATATCGTAATCCGCATAACGTTCTACTATTTGATCTATGACTTACTTTCTGTTCTGTTCTAAAAGCAAGCCATGCTCTCATAGTTTGTATAGGAGCGTCAATAACATACTCAAGGGAGCACTTGGTTCCATGGTAGTGAGATAGAAATTCTATGAATGATGATAAATCGTGTAAGTATGCTCTAGATGTGTGTTCGCTACTGCCTATTTTAATGTATGAATGAAACTTCTCTACCATCGTCGCTAAAAGGTCATCACAGAGATTTTGTAATGATCTGAATTTCATGATTGAGTGTAAGAAAAAGGTGGTCAGAGCCGGAATCGAACCGGCGACACAAGGATTTTCAGTCCTTTGCTCTACCGACTGAGCTATCTGACCACAAATAGGTGGGCATATCATGCAACAACTTGAGCTGCTTCCTTTCGAATCTGACTCGTTTAGCGTTGATGACACCCCACATACTAAGAAGTACATACGGTATTGCATGCTGTCAATACGGATTTTCCTATGCAGTGATTTAAGTGAGGCTTAGAGTTGCATGAAAGTCATGTAAAATGCACTAAAAGTTGAACCGATGCTTTTTCTTCATTTATTTTTTTAAATGGATTATTACGCAAGATTATAATACCTAAAGTAAACGCACGAATGTTATTAAGAGTCGGAATTTACCAAGCTGTATTGTCTCAGTACTGATTTACATACAAGAAATAATCTGCATACAGTACCGAGATATAAGTTGTATTTTGTTAATAAGAAGTACTTTTCCTTATATAATATCAAAATATTATTACAATTGATGATGG
Coding sequences:
- the rpoZ gene encoding DNA-directed RNA polymerase subunit omega: MSAPITPKKNLSQFEIVLYAAYRASQLSRGAPSAISGMEGRKSTAIAIAEIQKGLIDVEKMREGMIQELVESRWFLKKKDPLDIKREVAKKRNDAMIQEMVDELFDDKLEDELLSPKDGDERED
- the ruvX gene encoding Holliday junction resolvase RuvX, which translates into the protein MKLNFISGYDALQLIEEKIALEKTYVLSGLDNGMKKIGLARFISLTGNVIPYGTVQNNNAAPEKIIKFIIESVPICCVMGVWQPDNESIENSHLKISWKQLPEMTKNLLCDIQRLSCDIEELLTLYNSTDNLYELNQQYHECINITFFNESMTTMLANHKLKEVGLSRKKRILLDDKIAATELLERFISFFKLRLKV
- the lspA gene encoding signal peptidase II; protein product: MSSFHQKMEMKGKINNILLRYCIAPCFVVFIAFFTFLLDLATKTVSEVAVPNGALEVRGVDSFINIVNVQNHGVMFGFFSSLFPSQLPFIVLQILITLTLFIWSISMQDIASRIGVGLIIGGAIGNTYDRIVRGYVLDFIDIHLTRYHYPAFNLADVAIVLGVILVYSRFSLSTAK
- a CDS encoding bifunctional enoyl-CoA hydratase/phosphate acetyltransferase, which produces MLYSNELLSIEKCKVGMQKTEEKLVDENDINILTHLFGDAKDWTFISPITTSCDSYTSSAYIYLTFLQYVFSSIETKIFGASLNYKSTSFKWLQNISGIKIGDKIKAEYTIQNIDKTTRKIKIEIAGYINNILICNGEFIIELPQQPITRDIHNFPKLRLLEDKLGKGYEVMLERLSKIATKPMPSAIIFPTDYISLELAYEGKKDGIIDPILIGPKEKIIDIAQSKGINLNNIEIINASTHEEAAAKGAFLAKEQRINCIIKGNIHTDDVLHAILDKESNLKTSRKISHVFIVGTPNYQKPIFITDAVVNIAPDLNTKVDIVQNAVDLYVTLFIRTPKVAILSAVETVNMKMQSTIDATILSKMSQRGQIKNAIVDGPLAFDNAISKEAAVIKGIKSDVAGDADIFVVPDIESGNILFKQMSFLSDAKSIGIVLGAKIPIVITSRAEGDIISRKASCALAYLQYLSTMRAK
- a CDS encoding SRPBCC family protein is translated as MWKNRTSSNYSKKSIIAYNMKHVISVEKNVSNKIFPIFKKIIDIEDYPNFIPYCSQVIYKKSDKLNNGEFTGTIHFKWKILHKSFTSHVACFFYTDTNICNIQLQEIARNLHKIKEMEDKYSEYLSFIEIKIQSNESIFHTMNGSWKLKRKDKNTTSVSFTMNVGLQNSLLNKILKLNIEAVCFRIYNAIVEQ
- a CDS encoding tyrosine-type recombinase/integrase, encoding MKFRSLQNLCDDLLATMVEKFHSYIKIGSSEHTSRAYLHDLSSFIEFLSHYHGTKCSLEYVIDAPIQTMRAWLAFRTEQKVSHRSNSRTLCGLRYFLHYVKDEFKYDVKTLISIDKLKIRTTKNTIPKAISENNSIALCQFTNTDLYPEEWVFYRDVSIITLLYGNGLRIGEVLKITKHDIINFNTENLESNFNRNDVSLIVKGKGKKERKVPLLAHVLNTILQYITKCPHKLESQQPIFIGIRGDVLNPDVFRRQMKSILISLGIDTRASPHTLRHSFATHLIKNGGDIRKIQELLGHVSIASTSIYLHADTNDIVETVMELHNNKKK
- a CDS encoding Na+/H+ antiporter NhaA — encoded protein: MKLKKLIEEKNFLVLLFAVCGFVIANLCTDLYREIVDGMRVGYVSSHFLMPVYFMLIGIEMRKEMNVGGILSSRIRIAFPLVMAISGVLFPAIIYVAAALILKVDIINGWAIPTATDIAFATTVCLIVRGLRENSRKILTAVAIFDDLIAVLVVAVFYSNTIEIEYLFYIAVLIFIASISSRYMENLVILWLLLFGLPLFWLIQKSGVHNTVSGFLIGILIPFGKKALDVEKVLQVASTYLILPLFALCNTGITMSIGDHYDVLGVTFIALVLGKNIGISTSGLIMLKRYNIGYKISLDDILMIGAFCGIGFTMGMFIATLSFEDVNIQDSAKAGVILGSVISAIICATVSKLRKAKLSF
- a CDS encoding F0F1 ATP synthase subunit delta, with translation MNSLYSVPSYIKKLSDVFCNNTSHLLEKNVISALDFLNAVLDITRSSIYLSRGFSAIHAPKSIQKSVGELVIHNLVNHENSLNDVEHGLLEELKHFIYLLIDRKMLPFMYHFIQFAINKFYKLANLRRATIFTTRPVNDDTKAHLVKSLSEAVDNNSIVPTFLIDDSMIGGFRIESDFLLIDKSIASKILAAKKQLTKL
- a CDS encoding NAD(P)H-dependent oxidoreductase subunit E; this translates as MEEYEKFSFKDMDAVRKIIAKYPQGKQRSAVMPLLWLGQQQNNNWISNAVLSHIAEVLHMNTAHVKEIAEFYSMFHSKKVGKYLVQICRTVVCALCQNQMIYKAIRDTIGIDVGETSEDELFTVVEVECLGSCINAPVIMINDSYYEHLNYDKTVEILKELQKKQQSHPSNV
- a CDS encoding MlaD family protein — encoded protein: MYNTRSIDVTIGVIVIALTIFAIIIVFKHDTTVLETSKYTLRGEFERVDGIRVGSDVKIAGVKIGKVSEISINEDYLAVLKIEIVGDLKIPSDSVAEIISDSLIGSKYVNINVGSSSQYLADDGKFEWTQPPVNIESLVGKYIFGIDNTKADEGTDTSNNNGKSG